GCCGGCTGGGCTCGGCGTCTGGAAGAACTCGGTGCCCATGCCCTGGTGCTGCCCTGCATCGAAGTAGAGGTCTTTCATGACGCGCAGACCGCAGCGCGGCTGACCGCCGCCCTCGAAGGCGCTCAGTGGCTGCTGCTCTCCTCACCCCGAGGCGTGGGGGCCGTCGCCGGACTGGTGACCTCCCTGCCCGCCACCGTGAACGTCGCAGTGGTCGGCCCTGCCACCGCGCGCCGCGCCGCGGAATGGCTCGCCGCCCCCAGGCTGGTCGCCCCCGGGGGCAGCGCTCGCTCCCTGGGTGAGAGCCTTGCCGCGCACCTGGGCGAGGCCCCCGCTACCATCGTTACCGCCCTCGCTCAGGGCGGTCGCACCGACGCGGTGGAGATCCTCCGTCACCGGGGCCACGTGGTCACCACGGTGGAGGTCTACGCCACGCGGCCTCATCCCCGGAAGGATCCCCCGGACGACCTGCGCCACCTCGACCGCCCCCTGGTCTTCCTCGCCAGCCCTTCTGCGGCCCGCGGGCTGATCCAGCGCGCTCGCCTGCCCACCTCCGCCCGGATCATCACCATCGGTCCGACCACCACGGCCGCCGCGCGAGAGCTGGGCCTGAGCGTGACCGCCGAGGCCACGGGACGCAGCCTGAACGACCTGGTGGCGGCTGCCGCCCGCGTCTCCTGAAGCCCACGCTCCACGACGACCCATGGATGCACATGGGCGCTGGCACCAGCCTTGCCGGCAACGACTGTCTCCTTCTCAAGGCCCTCGGCAAGATCGCCGATCCCGCTGCTGCGGACTTTCTGGCCGCCGTTCTCCTCGTCCCAGGCCGGAGTCGGGAGGCTAGGATCTGCGCTGCCCCCGCGCTCTCAACCTGGGACTCCGCTGGTGAACCGTCACCCACACGCTACCGCCAATGACGCTACCGTCTCGCCGCTCGCCTGTGACCTCGTCGCTCTCTGACGAACTGAGCCGCACCCTATCGTCTGCAACTGGAACGATGTTACTCCGCAGTTGCAGAAACTAGGCTCTGGATTCTCAGGGAACGACTGTTGATGGGCTGTATCTGGCGAATGACGGCAGGTATCCATCTGGTTCCAGAGTTCACGAGCGGTGAAGTTCCCGGACCAGCGGTGGAGATCCGCTATCTGGGCGAGAACCCACCTCTACGCCAGCTCGAGGCGGGAAAGTGGACCCGTGGTTTTGCAACGCTGGGAAAGAATCTCCCGCCACTCTTCCTCACTACGCCGAACACGCTGTGAACACCCTCTCGCCATCGCTGGCCTCCTCTTCTCCAGCATCCTGGGACGGATGCGAGATCAGAGGCTCTTATAGCTGTCATCCACGGGCCTGGGAAGAACGCCGATTTCCAACCGCTTACGGGAAGCGAGCAAACCGCGCACCA
This genomic window from Acidobacteriota bacterium contains:
- a CDS encoding uroporphyrinogen-III synthase: MSDSPSLAGRTVILTRAREDAAGWARRLEELGAHALVLPCIEVEVFHDAQTAARLTAALEGAQWLLLSSPRGVGAVAGLVTSLPATVNVAVVGPATARRAAEWLAAPRLVAPGGSARSLGESLAAHLGEAPATIVTALAQGGRTDAVEILRHRGHVVTTVEVYATRPHPRKDPPDDLRHLDRPLVFLASPSAARGLIQRARLPTSARIITIGPTTTAAARELGLSVTAEATGRSLNDLVAAAARVS